Proteins from a single region of Mailhella massiliensis:
- a CDS encoding FAD-binding protein, protein MQILESDFLIIGGGSAGCIAAMRALQVAPDLRVTIFEKSDIVYGGSIARGMDALNIVAIPGKTTAELYLEAVRAGAAGIVDAGPSYVMAERSYALLKEMESWGVTFPKDENGQYKTLKYHVKGEFQTAMDEPELKSMLVQRALDLGARPVNRVMALRLLTDNGRVAGAVGLNVRTGQLVVCRAKAVLIASGGVSRLTLPNSGYLYGVYDYPGNTGDGFAMALRAGAGVTGMEFTQRTMLIKDSNMPLLAICVTRGGKVLDCNGTVIMEGEVNNINAMNEAFTEGRGPVHIQLSHLPEEKIREIEHILFTTERPVNERFFGGRHIDFRKQDIELWPTEYLLCGGHGLAGIRVNERAETAVPGLYAAGDVASVAKQHLTGAFIFGEIAAEQAAEYIAKAPDTNIHEDDVAAVREELAERFSAKDRDIDVRELEHKVRRVVGDYLVAPKNSHKFELWKYWSDTFREDFRHVAIHNGHELSKLYEVENILLCADCSALAGDFRKESRWGECHRRSDYPLQDDANWLCHVVIKMKDNHLNAEKVRISELGEEVSL, encoded by the coding sequence ATGCAGATACTGGAAAGTGATTTTCTCATCATCGGGGGCGGAAGCGCGGGCTGCATCGCGGCCATGCGCGCCCTTCAGGTCGCTCCCGATCTGCGCGTGACCATTTTTGAAAAAAGCGACATCGTCTACGGCGGTTCCATCGCCCGCGGCATGGACGCGCTGAACATCGTCGCCATTCCGGGCAAGACCACGGCCGAACTCTACCTTGAAGCCGTGCGCGCCGGTGCGGCGGGCATTGTGGACGCAGGCCCGAGCTATGTCATGGCCGAACGTTCCTATGCCCTGCTCAAGGAAATGGAAAGCTGGGGCGTCACCTTCCCCAAGGATGAGAACGGCCAGTACAAGACCCTGAAATACCATGTGAAAGGCGAATTTCAGACGGCCATGGACGAACCGGAGCTTAAATCCATGCTGGTGCAGCGCGCCCTCGACCTCGGTGCGCGCCCCGTCAACCGCGTCATGGCGCTGCGTCTGCTCACCGACAACGGCCGCGTGGCCGGCGCCGTGGGCCTGAACGTGCGCACCGGCCAGCTTGTGGTCTGCCGCGCCAAGGCCGTGCTCATCGCCTCCGGCGGCGTCAGCCGTCTCACGCTCCCCAATTCCGGCTACCTGTACGGCGTGTACGACTACCCCGGCAACACCGGCGACGGCTTCGCCATGGCCCTGCGCGCCGGTGCCGGCGTAACGGGCATGGAGTTCACCCAGCGCACCATGCTCATCAAGGACTCCAACATGCCCCTGCTCGCCATCTGCGTCACGCGCGGCGGCAAGGTGCTGGACTGCAACGGTACCGTCATCATGGAAGGCGAAGTCAACAACATCAACGCCATGAACGAAGCCTTCACCGAAGGCCGCGGCCCCGTGCACATCCAGCTCAGTCATCTGCCGGAAGAAAAAATCCGGGAAATCGAACACATCCTGTTCACCACGGAACGGCCGGTGAACGAACGCTTCTTCGGCGGCAGACATATCGATTTCCGCAAGCAGGACATCGAACTGTGGCCCACGGAATACCTGCTCTGCGGCGGCCACGGGCTGGCGGGCATCCGCGTCAATGAACGTGCCGAAACCGCGGTGCCCGGCCTCTACGCTGCGGGCGACGTGGCAAGCGTGGCCAAGCAGCACCTGACCGGGGCCTTCATTTTCGGTGAAATCGCCGCCGAACAGGCCGCCGAATACATTGCAAAGGCCCCCGATACGAACATTCATGAAGACGACGTCGCCGCCGTACGTGAGGAACTCGCGGAGCGCTTCAGCGCCAAAGACCGCGACATCGACGTGCGCGAGCTGGAACACAAGGTGCGCCGCGTGGTGGGCGACTACCTCGTCGCACCCAAGAACTCCCACAAGTTCGAACTGTGGAAGTACTGGTCCGACACCTTCCGCGAAGACTTCAGGCATGTGGCCATCCATAACGGCCATGAGCTTTCCAAGCTTTACGAAGTGGAAAACATCCTGCTCTGCGCCGACTGCTCCGCGCTCGCCGGAGACTTCCGCAAGGAAAGCCGCTGGGGCGAATGCCACCGCCGCAGCGATTACCCCCTGCAGGACGACGCCAACTGGCTCTGCCATGTGGTCATCAAAATGAAGGATAATCATCTGAACGCGGAAAAAGTCCGCATTTCCGAACTGGGCGAGGAGGTTTCCCTGTGA
- a CDS encoding tripartite tricarboxylate transporter permease translates to MFESLMTALGMVLDWQNFFWSLFGVTFGIIMGAIPGLSDTMAIVLLLPFTYYLGPIPSIAMLMGLSKGGNFGGSIPAILFNIPGTPQAMITTFDGYPLAKQGKSGKALKTALFASVTADTASDLVLIFLAAPVAMVALHIGPPEYSMILFFSLIIISLAASGSPCRGLISTGIGLLLATVGCDPETGTLRFNFGFIELADGISIMPMAIGLLAFSEVLLQAERWYRDRNRRQAEEIRLSRPGTDDDRLTTSEMKLCLPTIARSTLIGSFVGIVPGIGTTVGAYLSYIWSRKKSPYPEKFGNGALEGIAASEAGNNAVNGPNLVPLLTLGIPGNLAAALILGGFMIKGLVPGPQFMESNAPMLYALFAVLLISNLYTLIVGGIFVHYARKLTNIPKTVLFSCVMIFSFLGSYVNNTSLFDVGVMFVFGLVGYLFTKLRLSLPTMIVAFFLGSLLEHKIRQSLIISRGDWTIFIDRPIACCFFAMTVFVTLFYIVRLTRGRKTAKQ, encoded by the coding sequence ATGTTTGAAAGTTTAATGACAGCGCTCGGCATGGTGCTGGACTGGCAGAACTTCTTCTGGTCGCTGTTCGGTGTGACCTTCGGCATCATCATGGGTGCCATCCCCGGACTCAGCGACACCATGGCCATCGTTCTGCTTCTGCCCTTCACCTACTACCTCGGGCCCATTCCCAGCATCGCCATGCTCATGGGCCTTTCCAAGGGCGGAAACTTCGGCGGCTCCATTCCCGCCATTCTCTTCAATATTCCCGGCACGCCGCAGGCCATGATCACCACGTTCGACGGCTACCCCCTGGCAAAGCAGGGAAAAAGCGGCAAGGCGCTGAAAACCGCGCTCTTCGCCTCGGTAACGGCCGATACCGCGAGCGACCTCGTGCTCATCTTCCTGGCCGCGCCCGTGGCCATGGTGGCCCTGCACATAGGCCCGCCGGAATACAGCATGATTCTCTTCTTCTCGCTCATCATCATCAGCCTTGCCGCTTCGGGAAGCCCCTGCCGCGGCCTCATCTCCACGGGCATAGGGCTGCTGCTCGCCACCGTGGGATGCGACCCGGAAACCGGCACGCTCCGTTTCAACTTCGGCTTCATCGAACTTGCCGACGGCATCAGCATCATGCCCATGGCCATAGGCCTGCTGGCCTTTTCGGAAGTGCTGCTGCAGGCGGAACGCTGGTACAGGGACCGCAACCGCCGTCAGGCGGAGGAAATCCGCCTTTCCCGCCCCGGCACCGACGACGACCGCCTGACCACCTCGGAAATGAAGCTGTGCCTGCCCACCATAGCCCGTTCCACCCTCATCGGCTCCTTTGTGGGCATCGTGCCCGGTATCGGCACCACCGTGGGGGCCTACCTCAGCTACATCTGGAGCAGGAAGAAATCCCCGTACCCGGAAAAGTTCGGCAACGGCGCGCTGGAAGGCATCGCCGCTTCCGAAGCGGGCAACAACGCCGTCAACGGTCCCAACCTCGTGCCGCTGCTCACCCTGGGCATCCCCGGCAACCTGGCCGCGGCGCTCATTCTGGGCGGCTTCATGATCAAGGGCCTCGTGCCCGGTCCGCAGTTCATGGAAAGCAACGCCCCCATGCTGTACGCGCTCTTTGCCGTGCTGCTCATCAGCAACCTCTATACGCTCATCGTGGGCGGTATCTTCGTGCATTACGCCCGCAAGCTGACCAACATTCCCAAGACGGTGCTGTTCAGCTGCGTCATGATCTTTTCCTTCCTGGGTTCCTATGTGAACAACACCAGTCTCTTCGACGTGGGCGTCATGTTCGTGTTCGGCCTCGTGGGCTACCTGTTCACCAAACTCAGGCTCAGCCTTCCCACCATGATCGTGGCCTTCTTCCTGGGCTCGCTGCTGGAACACAAGATACGCCAGAGCCTCATCATCTCGCGGGGAGACTGGACCATCTTCATCGACAGGCCCATCGCCTGCTGCTTCTTCGCCATGACCGTGTTCGTCACGCTCTTTTACATCGTACGCCTCACCCGCGGCCGCAAGACCGCCAAGCAGTAA
- a CDS encoding tripartite tricarboxylate transporter TctB family protein, which yields MHTDRLTGLGFLVFSALLWFVIIPAQTEGPEEAFVPRLAVLVIALPSLIMLLRTPGEKPAPTFDPTAFLRVSVPAILLFLVYIVSLSRLGFFVPSFVFILCSLLLFGERRKKVFLFTPLVCLGGIYLVIVHFLQFELPRGLLF from the coding sequence ATGCATACCGACAGACTCACCGGTCTCGGCTTTCTCGTCTTCAGCGCGCTGCTCTGGTTCGTCATCATTCCCGCGCAGACGGAAGGACCAGAGGAAGCGTTCGTTCCGCGCCTGGCCGTTCTGGTCATCGCCCTGCCCTCCCTCATCATGCTGCTGCGCACTCCGGGAGAAAAACCCGCGCCGACCTTCGACCCCACGGCATTCCTGCGCGTCTCGGTGCCTGCCATCCTGCTCTTCCTCGTCTACATCGTATCCCTGTCCAGGCTGGGATTCTTTGTTCCGAGCTTCGTTTTCATCCTCTGCTCGCTCCTGCTGTTCGGGGAACGGCGCAAGAAGGTCTTTCTGTTCACGCCGCTCGTATGTCTCGGCGGCATTTACCTCGTCATCGTCCATTTTCTCCAGTTTGAACTGCCTCGGGGACTGCTCTTCTGA
- a CDS encoding tripartite tricarboxylate transporter substrate binding protein, whose amino-acid sequence MNKLLSALLAGTVSLFFMGQAQAAFPEKPLNVIVAYAPGGTGDISVRMLAKKLESILGQPLVITNKGGGAGVPGFEYVMKAKPDGYTIAAPATPAFSASIFLRKKAYDLNNMSFAGTYMINDRILLARTDRPYKNWEEFKAYIKANPGKVSIGSGASQEAVELLRSVAVKEGLDINFVMYKSGGEASADLIGGHIDACELGVGTAGYQAARKGDLNVLLNLGTGEVPDFPDLPKLHADLGHPFYTSVPYSFILPKGTPEEIRATWENAIKRALEDPELQEAMLKAGFSPKFMNGQETKSFCEEATKLIPAMLEFNKKAE is encoded by the coding sequence ATGAACAAGCTGCTGTCAGCGCTGCTGGCCGGTACGGTTTCCCTGTTCTTCATGGGGCAGGCGCAGGCCGCCTTTCCCGAAAAACCGCTCAATGTCATCGTCGCCTACGCCCCGGGAGGAACCGGCGACATCAGCGTGCGTATGCTTGCCAAGAAGCTGGAAAGCATTCTGGGGCAGCCTCTCGTCATCACCAACAAGGGCGGCGGCGCAGGCGTTCCCGGCTTTGAATATGTGATGAAGGCAAAACCCGACGGATACACCATCGCCGCCCCTGCCACGCCCGCCTTCTCCGCTTCTATTTTTCTGAGAAAAAAAGCCTACGATCTCAATAACATGAGTTTTGCTGGCACCTACATGATCAACGACCGCATTCTGCTTGCCCGCACCGACAGACCCTACAAGAACTGGGAGGAATTCAAGGCCTACATCAAGGCCAACCCCGGCAAGGTCTCCATCGGCAGCGGCGCTTCCCAGGAAGCCGTGGAACTTCTGCGCTCCGTGGCCGTCAAGGAAGGGCTCGACATCAACTTCGTCATGTACAAAAGCGGCGGCGAAGCCTCGGCCGACCTCATCGGCGGACATATCGACGCCTGTGAACTCGGCGTGGGCACCGCAGGCTATCAGGCTGCGCGCAAGGGCGACCTCAATGTGCTGCTCAACCTCGGTACCGGCGAAGTGCCCGACTTCCCGGATCTGCCGAAGCTCCATGCGGATCTCGGCCATCCCTTCTACACCTCGGTTCCCTACTCCTTCATTCTGCCCAAGGGGACTCCTGAGGAAATCCGCGCGACGTGGGAAAACGCCATCAAGCGCGCCCTTGAGGACCCGGAACTTCAGGAAGCCATGCTTAAAGCGGGCTTCAGCCCCAAGTTCATGAACGGTCAGGAAACCAAGTCCTTCTGTGAAGAAGCCACGAAGCTTATCCCGGCCATGCTGGAATTCAACAAGAAGGCCGAATAA
- a CDS encoding GntR family transcriptional regulator, which translates to MIPATSPFAPAYSRLQQELALKINAGRWKPGDQLPPERQLAEEYGLSVGTVRKAMEQLVQAGYCYRVQGKGTFVTDFPSDRAVFYKLRTSFSDSDAVLLPFNIIRTEVSADKDTASRLNLAVGAPCIRVSRYLNGRDGGGQFPLGWTESFFSRPLCDGLLQTPMADFQKHSLYHLAERDCHIPSFFCDEIMHIRMGLPPEVHAGLGLKEHSPCFELHMISYTYGNIPFEYRISYVLGGKRGLMRKHDFRL; encoded by the coding sequence ATGATACCCGCCACCTCGCCCTTCGCCCCCGCCTACTCCCGTCTTCAGCAGGAACTTGCCCTGAAGATCAATGCCGGCCGCTGGAAACCCGGAGATCAGCTTCCGCCGGAACGCCAGCTTGCCGAGGAATACGGGCTCAGCGTGGGCACGGTACGCAAGGCCATGGAACAGCTTGTCCAGGCCGGATACTGCTACCGGGTGCAGGGCAAGGGTACCTTCGTCACCGATTTCCCTTCCGACAGGGCCGTATTCTACAAACTCCGCACTTCGTTCAGCGACAGCGACGCCGTGCTCCTGCCCTTCAACATCATCCGCACGGAAGTTTCCGCCGACAAGGACACGGCATCGCGCCTGAACCTGGCCGTCGGCGCGCCCTGCATCCGCGTCAGCCGGTATCTGAACGGACGCGACGGCGGCGGACAGTTTCCCCTCGGCTGGACGGAGTCCTTTTTCTCACGGCCTCTGTGCGACGGGCTGCTTCAGACGCCCATGGCGGATTTTCAAAAGCATTCCCTGTATCATCTTGCGGAACGCGACTGCCATATCCCCTCCTTTTTCTGTGATGAAATCATGCACATCCGCATGGGGCTGCCCCCGGAAGTTCACGCCGGGCTGGGGCTGAAGGAACACTCCCCCTGCTTTGAGCTGCACATGATCTCATACACCTATGGAAACATTCCCTTCGAGTACCGCATAAGCTATGTGCTCGGAGGCAAAAGGGGCCTCATGCGCAAGCATGACTTTCGTCTGTAA